Within the Pseudomonas guangdongensis genome, the region ATCGCGCCGTACAGGTGACTGTCGGCGAGCGTCGCGCCTCCCGTGTGACCAAGGCCCAGGCCGGTCACTTTGCCAAGGCCAGCGTTGCTGCAGGTCGCACCGTCATGGAGTTCCGTCTCGAAGACGGCGAGTTCCAGGCTGGCGATCAGCTCACCGTTGAGCAGTTCCAGGCGGGCCAGCTGGTCGACGTGACCGGTCAGTCCAAGGGTAAGGGTTTTGCCGGTACCATCAAGCGCTGGAACTTCCGCGGCCAAGATAATACCCACGGCAACTCCGTTTCCCACCGTGTCCCGGGTTCCATCGGCCAGTGCCAGACTCCTGGTCGAGTGTTCAAGGGCAAGAAGATGTCCGGCCACATGGGCGCCGAGCGCGTGACCGTGCAGTCCCTGGAAGTTGTTCGTGTCGATGCCGAGCGTAACCTGCTGCTGGTCAAGGGCGCTGTCCCGGGTGCCACTGGTGGTGACGTGATCGTGCGTCCGGCTGCCAAGGCTTAAGGGGGATTCGAAAGATGCAACTGAATGTGAACGGTGCGCAGGCGATCGAAGTCTCCGAGCGTACCTTTGGTGGCGAATTCAACGAGACCCTGGTTCACCAGGCCGTTGTTGCCTACATGGCTGGTGGCCGTCAGGGCACCCGTGCGCAGCTGACCCGCTCCGAAGTGCGTGGTGGTGGCAAGAAGCCGTGGCGTCAGAAGGGTTCGGGCCGCGCCCGTGCCGGCTCCATCCGCAGCCCCATCTGGCGCTCGGGTGGCGTGACCTTCGCCGCCAAGCCGCAGGACCACTCGCAGAAGCTCAACAAGAAGATGTACCGTGCCGCCCTGCGCTCGATCCTGAGCGAGCTGGTGCGTCAGGAGCGTCTGGTCGTGGTTGAAGATTTCGCCGTGGAAGCGCCGAAGACCAAGGCCCTGGTGAGCAAGCTGGGCGGTCTGGGTCTGAACGACGTGCTGATCGTGACCGACTCGCTGGACGAGAACCTGTACCTGGCAGCCCGCAATCTGCCGCACGTCGACGTGCGCGACGTACAGGGCTCCGACCCGGTCAGCCTGATCGCCTACGACAAGGTGCTGGTCACCGTGTCCGCCGTGAAGAAATTCGAGGAGCTGCTGGGATGAACCAGGAACGCGTATTCAAAGTGCTGCTTGGCCCGCACATCTCCGAGAAGGCCACCACCCTTGCCGATGGCAAGAGCCAGTTCGTTTTCAAGGTTGCCACCGATGCAACCAAGCTGGAAATCAAGAAGGCCGTCGAGTCCCTGTTCAGCGTCAAGGTGGAGCGCGTCAGCACCCTGAACGTCAAGGGCAAGACCAAGCGCACCGCCCGTGGTTTCGGCAAGCGCAGCGACTGGAAAAAAGCGTACATCGCTCTCCAGGCCGGTCAGGACCTCGATTTCGCCAGCAGCGCTGAGTAAGGTAGGAGTGCATCATGGCAATCGTTAAATGCAAGCCGACTTCCGCTGGCCGTCGTTTCGTGGTCAAGGTGGTCAATGCCGACCTGCACAAGGGCGCTCCGTACGCTCCGCTGGTCGAGAAGAAGAGCAAGACCGGTGGTCGTAACAACAACGGCCGCATCACCACCCGTCACATAGGTGGCGGTCACAAGCAGCACTATCGTCTGGTCGATTTCCGTCGCAACGACAAGGATGGCATCCCCGCCACCGTCGAGCGTATCGAATACGATCCGAACCGTACTGCGCACATCGCTCTGCTGAAGTACGCCGACGGCGAGCGTCGTTACATCATCGCCCCGAAGGGCGTGAGTGCCGGCGATCAGCTGGTGGCAGGTGCCCATGCGCCGATCAAGGCCGGCAACAGCCTGCCGCTGCGCAACATCCCGGTCGGTTCCACCGTTCACGGTATCGAGCTGAAGCCGGGTAAGGGCGCACAGATCGCCCGCTCCGCCGGTGCTTCCGTGCAGCTGGTGGCCCGCGAAGGCGCCTACGTGACCCTGCGTCTGCGCTCCGGCGAGATGCGCAAGGTCCTGGCCGAGTGCCGTGCGACCCTGGGCGAAGTCTCGAACTCCGAGCACAGCCTGCGTTCCCTGGGCAAAGCCGGTGCCAAGCGCTGGAAAGGTATCCGTCCGACCGTCCGTGGCGCCGCCATGAACCCGGTCGACCACCCGCATGGCGGTGGTGAAGGTCGTACCTCCGGTGGTCGTCATCCGGTGTCGCCGTGGGGCTTCCCGACCAAGGGCGCGAAGACCCGCACCAACAAGCGCACCGACAACATGATTGTCCGTCGTCGCAAGTAATTAGAGGGATACGACAGTGCCGCGTTCTCTGAAAAAAGGTCCGTTTATCGATCTTCACCTGATCAAGAAGATCGAAGTTGCGGTGGAAAAGAACGACCGTAAGCCGATCAAGACCTGGTCGCGTCGTTCGATGATTCTGCCGCAGATGGTCGGTCTGACCATCGCCGTGCATAACGGTCGCCAGCATGTCCCGGTTCTCGTGAACGAAGACATGGTCGGCCACAAACTGGGCGAGTTCGCCGCTACCCGCACCTATCGCGGGCACGTGGCCGACAAGAAAGCCAAGCGTTAAGGGGTGAGGAAATGGAAGTAGCCGCTAAGTTGTCGGGCGCTCGCATCTCCGCCCAGAAAGCCCGCTTGGTCGCCGACCAGATCCGCGGGAAGAAGGTGGGCGAGGCGCTCAACCTGCTGGCATTCAGCAGCAAGAAAGCCGCCGCAATCATCAAGAAAGTGCTGGAGTCGGCCGTGGCCAACGCCGAGCACAACGAAGGCGCAGACGTTGACGACCTGAAGGTCTCCACCGTCTTCGTCAACGAAGGGCGCTCGCTGAAGCGCATCATGCCGCGCGCCAAGGGCCGTGCTGATCGCATCGTCAAGCGGTCTTGCCATATCACTGTCAAGGTTGCGGACAAGTAACGGAGTCGATCAGATGGGTCAGAAAGTACATCCCACTGGCATTCGCCTGGGCATCGTCAAGGAGCACACCTCGGTCTGGTATGCAGATAAGCGCACTTACGCCGACTATCTGTTCACCGACCTGAAGGTTCGTGAATACCTCCAAGACAAACTAAAAAGCGCGTCCGTGAGCCGCATCGACATCGCTCGTCCGGCTCAGACTGCACGCATCACCATCCACACCGCTCGTCCCGGCATCGTGATCGGCAAGAAGGGTGAGGATGTTGAGAAGCTGCGTCAGGAACTGACCAAGCAAATGGGTGTGCCCGTGCACATCAACATCGAAGAGATCCGCAAGCCGGAACTCGACGCCATGTTGGTTGCACAAAGTGTTGCTCAGCAGCTGGAGCGTCGCGTGATGTTCCGTCGCGCCATGAAGCGCGCCGTACAGAACGCCATGCGCATTGGTGCCAAGGGCATCAAGATCC harbors:
- the rplC gene encoding 50S ribosomal protein L3 — translated: MTIGVVGRKCGMTRIFTEDGVSIPVTVIEVEPNRVTQFKNEESDGYRAVQVTVGERRASRVTKAQAGHFAKASVAAGRTVMEFRLEDGEFQAGDQLTVEQFQAGQLVDVTGQSKGKGFAGTIKRWNFRGQDNTHGNSVSHRVPGSIGQCQTPGRVFKGKKMSGHMGAERVTVQSLEVVRVDAERNLLLVKGAVPGATGGDVIVRPAAKA
- the rplD gene encoding 50S ribosomal protein L4; this translates as MQLNVNGAQAIEVSERTFGGEFNETLVHQAVVAYMAGGRQGTRAQLTRSEVRGGGKKPWRQKGSGRARAGSIRSPIWRSGGVTFAAKPQDHSQKLNKKMYRAALRSILSELVRQERLVVVEDFAVEAPKTKALVSKLGGLGLNDVLIVTDSLDENLYLAARNLPHVDVRDVQGSDPVSLIAYDKVLVTVSAVKKFEELLG
- the rplW gene encoding 50S ribosomal protein L23; the protein is MNQERVFKVLLGPHISEKATTLADGKSQFVFKVATDATKLEIKKAVESLFSVKVERVSTLNVKGKTKRTARGFGKRSDWKKAYIALQAGQDLDFASSAE
- the rplB gene encoding 50S ribosomal protein L2, encoding MAIVKCKPTSAGRRFVVKVVNADLHKGAPYAPLVEKKSKTGGRNNNGRITTRHIGGGHKQHYRLVDFRRNDKDGIPATVERIEYDPNRTAHIALLKYADGERRYIIAPKGVSAGDQLVAGAHAPIKAGNSLPLRNIPVGSTVHGIELKPGKGAQIARSAGASVQLVAREGAYVTLRLRSGEMRKVLAECRATLGEVSNSEHSLRSLGKAGAKRWKGIRPTVRGAAMNPVDHPHGGGEGRTSGGRHPVSPWGFPTKGAKTRTNKRTDNMIVRRRK
- the rpsS gene encoding 30S ribosomal protein S19, producing MPRSLKKGPFIDLHLIKKIEVAVEKNDRKPIKTWSRRSMILPQMVGLTIAVHNGRQHVPVLVNEDMVGHKLGEFAATRTYRGHVADKKAKR
- the rplV gene encoding 50S ribosomal protein L22, coding for MEVAAKLSGARISAQKARLVADQIRGKKVGEALNLLAFSSKKAAAIIKKVLESAVANAEHNEGADVDDLKVSTVFVNEGRSLKRIMPRAKGRADRIVKRSCHITVKVADK
- the rpsC gene encoding 30S ribosomal protein S3 yields the protein MGQKVHPTGIRLGIVKEHTSVWYADKRTYADYLFTDLKVREYLQDKLKSASVSRIDIARPAQTARITIHTARPGIVIGKKGEDVEKLRQELTKQMGVPVHINIEEIRKPELDAMLVAQSVAQQLERRVMFRRAMKRAVQNAMRIGAKGIKIQVSGRLGGAEIARTEWYREGRVPLHTLRADIDYNTYEAHTTYGVIGVKVWIFKGEVIGGQHEELKPAAPAPRKKAAK